CCCCAATCCGGAGATCACGGCGGAGCGGGTGGCGACCCTGACCCGGTTGATGGAGGCCCCGACCCGGCCGCGCATTCTGCTGACCACGGTGAACGCCCTCGTGCAGAAGGTGCCGCCGCGCGCCGTGTTCCAGGGCGCGACGATGCGGATCGCCAAGGGCGGGCGCTGCGACCCGGAGAAGCTGACCGCCTTCCTCGAGGCGAACGGGTACGGGCGCGCCGGCACCGTGATGGAGCCGGGCGAGTACGCGGTGCGCGGCGGCATCGTCGACCTCTACCCGGCCGGGGAGCCGGACCCGGTGCGGCTGGACCTGTTCGGCGACGAGGTGGAGAGCCTGCGCCGCTTCGACCCGGGCACGCAGCGGTCCGGCGAGGCGATCGGGGAGCTGTGGCTCCGGCCGATGGGCGAGGTCTTCCTCGACCCGGACTCGATCACGCGGTTCCGCACGGAGTACCGGGACCTCTTCGGCCCGGCGGCGGGGGATGACCCGCTCTACGTCAGCGTCTCGGCCGGCCAGCGGCACCCCGGCATGGAGCACTGGGCCGGGCTGTTCCATGAGAGCATGGAGACGCTGATCGACTATCTCGGCCCGGCCTCCACCAGCCTGGACCACCAGGCCGAGGATGCGCTGGACGCGCGGCTGGAGACGATCGAGGACCACTACGAGGCCCGCCGCCAGCCGCCGCGCGAGGGCGAGGCTCCGTACCGCCCCGCACCGCCACGCCGCCTCTACCTGGACCGCAAGGGCTGGGACCGGATGCTCTCCGGCGGTCCGGTGTTGCGCTTCAACCCCTTCGGAAAGCCGGAGGGCGGGGAGGGGGTGGAGGCCGGGGGACGCCAGGGCCGCCTGTTCACGGAGGTGCGGCAGGCCGGCGGCAACGTCTTCGAGGCCTTCCAGGAGCACGCCCGTGCCATGGCCGGGCAGGGGCGCCGCGTCGTGCTGGCAGGCTGGACCCGCGGATCGCGCGAGCGGCTGGGCAACCTGCTGCGCGAGCACAAGATCCCCAGCCAGCTCGTGGAGCACTGGCCGGAGGTGCAGAAGCTGCCGCCCGGCGTCACCGGGCTGGCGGTATGGGGGCTGGAGCGAGGCTTCATCGGCGCCCCGGGGGCAGATGGCGAGCCGGGCATCTCCGTTACGGGCGAGCAGGACCTGCTGGGCGACCGCATCGCCCGCCCGCCGCGCCGCCGCAAGCGCGCGGATCAGTTCATCGCGGACGCGACGGAGATCGAGGAGGGCGACCTCGTCGTCCACATCGACCACGGCATCGGCCGCTACGACGGGCTGCAGACACTGGACGCCGGCGGCGCGCCGCATGACTGCCTGCGGCTGATCTACGACGGCGGGGACAAGCTCTTCCTGCCCGTCGAGAACATCGAGGTCCTGACCCGCTTCGGCAGCGATGCCGCGGGGGTCGCGCTGGACAAGCTCGGCGGCGTCTCCTGGCAGAACCGGAAGGCCAAGGCGAAGTCGCGCATCCAGGACATGGCCGCGCAGCTGATCCGCACGGCCGCCGAGCGCCAGACGCGAGAGGGCGTGATGGCCACCCCGCCGGAGGGTGCCTGGGACGAGTTCTGCGCCCGCTTCCCCTTCGCCGAGACGGACGACCAGCTGCGCGCCATCTCCGATGTGCTGGAGGACCTTTCGGCCGGCAAGCCGATGGACCGGCTGATCTGCGGCGACGTCGGCTTCGGCAAGACCGAGGTGGCGCTGCGCGCGGCCTTCGTGGTGGCGATGACCGGCGCGCAGGTGGCGGTGGTGGTGCCCACCACCCTCCTCTCCCGCCAGCACTTCCGCAACTTCTCCCGCCGCTTCGAGGGGCTGCCGGTGAAGGTGGCCCAGCTCTCCCGCATGGTGCCGTCGAAAGAGCAGGCGGCGGTGAAGGCGGGGCTGAAGGACGGCACGATCAACATCGTCGTCGGCACCCATGCGATCCTGGCCAAGGGCGTGGAGTTCGCCGACCTCGGCTTGGTGATCGTGGACGAGGAGCAGCACTTCGGCGTGGCCCACAAGGAGCGGCTAAAGTCGCTGAAGGCCGACGTGCACGTGCTGACGCTGACGGCCACCCCCATCCCGCGCACGCTCCAGCTCGCCCTTTCCGGCGTGCGGGAGATGAGCGTGATCGCGACGCCGCCGGTCGACCGGCTGGCGGTGCGGACCTTCATCATGCCCTGGGATTCCGTGGTGATCCGGGAGGCGATCCAGCGCGAGCGGTTCCGCGGCGGGCAGGTTTTCTGCGTGGTTCCCCGCCTGGAGGACTTGCCGAAGGTCGCCACCCGACTCGCCGAGATCGTGCCGGATATCCGGGTGGCCCAGGCGCATGGCCGCCTGTCCGCGACCGAGCTCGAGAAGGTCATGACCGAGTTCGGCGACGGCAAGTACGACATCCTCCTCTCCACCAATATCGTGGAGAGCGGGCTGGACATGCCGGCGGTGAACACGCTGCTGATCCACCGCGCCGACATGTTCGGACTTGCCGGGCTGTACCAGCTGCGCGGGCGCGTCGGGCGCGGGAAGCTGCGCGGCTACGCCTATTTCACCTGGCCGCAGTCGCACCGCCTCTCGGCAGCCGCGCAGAAGCGGCTGGAGGTGATGCAGACTCTCGACAACCTCGGCGCCGGCTTCACCCTCGCCTCCCACGACCTGGATATCCGCGGCGCCGGCAACCTGTTGGGCGACGAGCAGTCCGGCCATGTGCGGGAGGTCGGCATCGAGCTCTACCAGCAGATGCTGGAGGACGCGGTGCAGGACATCCGCAACCGCCAGCGCGGCAAAGGGGCGAAGGGCGAGGCGCCGGACCGGGAGTGGACGCCGAACATCAACCTCGGCCTGCCCGTGCTCATCCCGGAGGACTACGTGCGCGACCTGCCGGTTCGGCTGGGCCTGTACCGCCGCATCAGCGGGCTGGCGAACGAGGCGGAGATCGAGGCGATGGCCGCCGAGATGGCCGACCGCTTCGGCCCCGTGCCGGAGGAGGTGGAGAACCTGCTCCAGGTCGTCTCCATCAAGCGCATGTGCCGCGAGTCCGGGGTGGAGAAGCTGGATGCCGGGCCGAAGGGGATCGTCCTCTCCTTCCGGCGCAACCAGTTCGTGAACCCGGGCGGGCTCGCGAACTGGGTGGTGTCGCAGAAGGGCGCGGTGAAGCTGCGTCCCGACCACAAGCTGGCCGTGGTGCGCGAGATGGCGCTGCCCCAGCGCGTGAAGGTGGCGCGGGAGATCCTGCAGGCGCTGCTGCGCGTGGCGGGGGAGGCGAGGGCGGCCTAATCCCGGGGCCGCCCGGCCTCAGGCGATCTCGCGGATCAGCTTCGCGCGCAGGGCGCGGGCGAAATCGGCGCGGCTGTCGGCCGTCATGACGAAGGCGC
This genomic window from Pararoseomonas sp. SCSIO 73927 contains:
- the mfd gene encoding transcription-repair coupling factor, yielding MAGLEVYGAPEGYDGLLVARRRAEEPGGVLHVCRDDARMQRMAEALAFLAPDVEVLTFPAWDSLPYDRVSPNPEITAERVATLTRLMEAPTRPRILLTTVNALVQKVPPRAVFQGATMRIAKGGRCDPEKLTAFLEANGYGRAGTVMEPGEYAVRGGIVDLYPAGEPDPVRLDLFGDEVESLRRFDPGTQRSGEAIGELWLRPMGEVFLDPDSITRFRTEYRDLFGPAAGDDPLYVSVSAGQRHPGMEHWAGLFHESMETLIDYLGPASTSLDHQAEDALDARLETIEDHYEARRQPPREGEAPYRPAPPRRLYLDRKGWDRMLSGGPVLRFNPFGKPEGGEGVEAGGRQGRLFTEVRQAGGNVFEAFQEHARAMAGQGRRVVLAGWTRGSRERLGNLLREHKIPSQLVEHWPEVQKLPPGVTGLAVWGLERGFIGAPGADGEPGISVTGEQDLLGDRIARPPRRRKRADQFIADATEIEEGDLVVHIDHGIGRYDGLQTLDAGGAPHDCLRLIYDGGDKLFLPVENIEVLTRFGSDAAGVALDKLGGVSWQNRKAKAKSRIQDMAAQLIRTAAERQTREGVMATPPEGAWDEFCARFPFAETDDQLRAISDVLEDLSAGKPMDRLICGDVGFGKTEVALRAAFVVAMTGAQVAVVVPTTLLSRQHFRNFSRRFEGLPVKVAQLSRMVPSKEQAAVKAGLKDGTINIVVGTHAILAKGVEFADLGLVIVDEEQHFGVAHKERLKSLKADVHVLTLTATPIPRTLQLALSGVREMSVIATPPVDRLAVRTFIMPWDSVVIREAIQRERFRGGQVFCVVPRLEDLPKVATRLAEIVPDIRVAQAHGRLSATELEKVMTEFGDGKYDILLSTNIVESGLDMPAVNTLLIHRADMFGLAGLYQLRGRVGRGKLRGYAYFTWPQSHRLSAAAQKRLEVMQTLDNLGAGFTLASHDLDIRGAGNLLGDEQSGHVREVGIELYQQMLEDAVQDIRNRQRGKGAKGEAPDREWTPNINLGLPVLIPEDYVRDLPVRLGLYRRISGLANEAEIEAMAAEMADRFGPVPEEVENLLQVVSIKRMCRESGVEKLDAGPKGIVLSFRRNQFVNPGGLANWVVSQKGAVKLRPDHKLAVVREMALPQRVKVAREILQALLRVAGEARAA